A part of Sander vitreus isolate 19-12246 chromosome 8, sanVit1, whole genome shotgun sequence genomic DNA contains:
- the fam169b gene encoding protein FAM169B isoform X2, whose amino-acid sequence MYPVDLPDVDDAGLTSASEQYLSYLESRPWNNEWFQLSQTSKVAITADNARRVQLFEDDQPDCALLALYSPDDPTQVVALYLHEKWWCVEDVLRTSSKSRSGLITSMMERVIVFLLSQVVERSSQEKALFSLHPRTESCKLLWRDSQAVGFYTVKHKGSLCDSWSSRCYLLPALDTMLVRRSWRRRGFGLQMLEDYCSSFYTETCLGVSSPLSPSMAAVCRSFLQQHEEHLEQLYEVETPGDWTQRRNIWLSIQLGRYSLDNNEENSPTSGETQRIQERDSSQKSLLCFCSMQT is encoded by the exons ATGTACCCTGTAGACCTTCCAGATGTGGATGACGCTGGACTGACATCGGCATCTGAACAGTACCTCTCTTATTTGGAGTCAAGACCTTGGAATAATGAGTGGTTTCAATTATCACAGACTTCGAAG GTAGCGATCACAGCTGACAATGCAAGGCGGGTGCAGCTGTTTGAAGATGACCAACCCGACTGTGCACTGCTGGCGCTTTACTCTCCAGATGATCCAACACAAG TGGTGGCTTTATACCTGCATGAGAAGTGGTGGTGTGTGGAGGACGTCTTACGAACGTCCAGCAAGTCCAGAAGTGGCTTGATTACG TCGATGATGGAGAGGGTGATTGTGTTCCTGCTCAGTCAGGTGGTGGAGAGGTCCTCGCAGGAGAAGGCGTTGTTCTCCCTGCACCCCCGCACAGAGAGCTGCAAACTGCTGTGGAGAGACAGCCAGGCGGTCGGCTTCTACACCGTCAAACACAAAG GCAGTCTGTGTGACAGCTGGAGCAGTCGCTGCTACCTGCTGCCTGCTCTGGACACGATGCTGGTGAGGAgaagctggaggaggagaggctTTGGGCTTCAGATGCTGGAAGATTACTGCTCCTCCTTCTACACAGAGACATGTCTGGGAGTCAGCTCTCCATTATCACCCAGCATGGCGGCAG tgtgcaGGAGCTTTCTGCAGCAGCACGAGGAACATCTGGAGCAGCTGTATGAGGTGGAGACTCCAGGGGACTGGACTCAGCGACGAAACATCTGGCTCAGCATCCAGCTAGGCCGCTACTCCCTCG ATAATAATGAGGAGAATAGTCCAACATCAGGCGAAACGCAGAGGATACAAGAAAGGGACTCCTCTCAGAAG AGTCTCCTCTGTTTTTGTTCGATGCAGACCTAG
- the fam169b gene encoding protein FAM169B isoform X3 — protein sequence MYPVDLPDVDDAGLTSASEQYLSYLESRPWNNEWFQLSQTSKVAITADNARRVQLFEDDQPDCALLALYSPDDPTQVVALYLHEKWWCVEDVLRTSSKSRSGLITVQSMMERVIVFLLSQVVERSSQEKALFSLHPRTESCKLLWRDSQAVGFYTVKHKGSLCDSWSSRCYLLPALDTMLVRRSWRRRGFGLQMLEDYCSSFYTETCLGVSSPLSPSMAAVCRSFLQQHEEHLEQLYEVETPGDWTQRRNIWLSIQLGRYSLDNNEENSPTSGETQRIQERDSSQKT from the exons ATGTACCCTGTAGACCTTCCAGATGTGGATGACGCTGGACTGACATCGGCATCTGAACAGTACCTCTCTTATTTGGAGTCAAGACCTTGGAATAATGAGTGGTTTCAATTATCACAGACTTCGAAG GTAGCGATCACAGCTGACAATGCAAGGCGGGTGCAGCTGTTTGAAGATGACCAACCCGACTGTGCACTGCTGGCGCTTTACTCTCCAGATGATCCAACACAAG TGGTGGCTTTATACCTGCATGAGAAGTGGTGGTGTGTGGAGGACGTCTTACGAACGTCCAGCAAGTCCAGAAGTGGCTTGATTACG GTGCAGTCGATGATGGAGAGGGTGATTGTGTTCCTGCTCAGTCAGGTGGTGGAGAGGTCCTCGCAGGAGAAGGCGTTGTTCTCCCTGCACCCCCGCACAGAGAGCTGCAAACTGCTGTGGAGAGACAGCCAGGCGGTCGGCTTCTACACCGTCAAACACAAAG GCAGTCTGTGTGACAGCTGGAGCAGTCGCTGCTACCTGCTGCCTGCTCTGGACACGATGCTGGTGAGGAgaagctggaggaggagaggctTTGGGCTTCAGATGCTGGAAGATTACTGCTCCTCCTTCTACACAGAGACATGTCTGGGAGTCAGCTCTCCATTATCACCCAGCATGGCGGCAG tgtgcaGGAGCTTTCTGCAGCAGCACGAGGAACATCTGGAGCAGCTGTATGAGGTGGAGACTCCAGGGGACTGGACTCAGCGACGAAACATCTGGCTCAGCATCCAGCTAGGCCGCTACTCCCTCG ATAATAATGAGGAGAATAGTCCAACATCAGGCGAAACGCAGAGGATACAAGAAAGGGACTCCTCTCAGAAG ACCTAG
- the fam169b gene encoding protein FAM169B isoform X1, whose amino-acid sequence MYPVDLPDVDDAGLTSASEQYLSYLESRPWNNEWFQLSQTSKVAITADNARRVQLFEDDQPDCALLALYSPDDPTQVVALYLHEKWWCVEDVLRTSSKSRSGLITVQSMMERVIVFLLSQVVERSSQEKALFSLHPRTESCKLLWRDSQAVGFYTVKHKGSLCDSWSSRCYLLPALDTMLVRRSWRRRGFGLQMLEDYCSSFYTETCLGVSSPLSPSMAAVCRSFLQQHEEHLEQLYEVETPGDWTQRRNIWLSIQLGRYSLDNNEENSPTSGETQRIQERDSSQKSLLCFCSMQT is encoded by the exons ATGTACCCTGTAGACCTTCCAGATGTGGATGACGCTGGACTGACATCGGCATCTGAACAGTACCTCTCTTATTTGGAGTCAAGACCTTGGAATAATGAGTGGTTTCAATTATCACAGACTTCGAAG GTAGCGATCACAGCTGACAATGCAAGGCGGGTGCAGCTGTTTGAAGATGACCAACCCGACTGTGCACTGCTGGCGCTTTACTCTCCAGATGATCCAACACAAG TGGTGGCTTTATACCTGCATGAGAAGTGGTGGTGTGTGGAGGACGTCTTACGAACGTCCAGCAAGTCCAGAAGTGGCTTGATTACG GTGCAGTCGATGATGGAGAGGGTGATTGTGTTCCTGCTCAGTCAGGTGGTGGAGAGGTCCTCGCAGGAGAAGGCGTTGTTCTCCCTGCACCCCCGCACAGAGAGCTGCAAACTGCTGTGGAGAGACAGCCAGGCGGTCGGCTTCTACACCGTCAAACACAAAG GCAGTCTGTGTGACAGCTGGAGCAGTCGCTGCTACCTGCTGCCTGCTCTGGACACGATGCTGGTGAGGAgaagctggaggaggagaggctTTGGGCTTCAGATGCTGGAAGATTACTGCTCCTCCTTCTACACAGAGACATGTCTGGGAGTCAGCTCTCCATTATCACCCAGCATGGCGGCAG tgtgcaGGAGCTTTCTGCAGCAGCACGAGGAACATCTGGAGCAGCTGTATGAGGTGGAGACTCCAGGGGACTGGACTCAGCGACGAAACATCTGGCTCAGCATCCAGCTAGGCCGCTACTCCCTCG ATAATAATGAGGAGAATAGTCCAACATCAGGCGAAACGCAGAGGATACAAGAAAGGGACTCCTCTCAGAAG AGTCTCCTCTGTTTTTGTTCGATGCAGACCTAG
- the arpin gene encoding arpin, translating into MSRIYHNTSLQNKPVHNEKFDRVWCPSTYESGQGVLLEGKLLDVSRHAISDVNNQKVRFYVLYIKPSRIHQRKFDASGTEMEPNFSDTKKVNTGFLMSSYKVEAKGESDCLSEEQLSAMVNKAELLKITDQHRPSGTWAFWYPESEMDTTELETGQDIRLKTRGNSPFIFSLAKVDGGTVTKCNFAGDEKAGASWTDKIMDNKADAVSTQKPGQGEGAEEDEWDD; encoded by the exons ATGAGCCGAATTTATCACAACACGTCTTTACAGAACAAACCAGTGCACAATGAGAAATTTGACCGCGTGTGGTGTCCATCTACGTATGAAAG TGGCCAGGGGGTTCTTCTAGAAGGAAAGCTACTGGATGTTTCCAGACATGCCATCAGCGACGTCAACAATCAAAAG GTCCGTTTCTATGTGCTGTACATCAAGCCCAGCCGCATCCATCAGAGGAAGTTCGATGCCAGTGGTACGGAGATGGAGCCAAACTTCAGCGACACCAAAAAGGTCAACACCGGCTTCCTCATGTCCTCCTACA AGGTGGAAGCTAAAGGGGAGTcggactgtctgtctgaggAGCAGCTGTCAGCGATGGTGAACAAAGCTGAGCTGCTGAAGATAACTGACCAGCACCGACCCAGCGGGACCTGGGCCTTCTGGTACCCAGAGTCAGAGATGGACACAACCGAGCTGGAAACGGGACAGGATATACGGCTGAAGACCCGAGGAAACAGTCCTTTTATAT TCTCCTTAGCCAAAGTGGACGGCGGCACGGTGACCAAGTGTAACTTTGCTGGTGATGAAAAGGCCGGGGCGTCGTGGACGGACAAGATCATGGACAACAAAGCAGACGCAGTCAGCACTCAGAAGCCTGGCCAAGGAGAGGGAGCAGAGGAGGATGAATGG gATGACTGA
- the fam169b gene encoding protein FAM169B isoform X4 — protein sequence MYPVDLPDVDDAGLTSASEQYLSYLESRPWNNEWFQLSQTSKVAITADNARRVQLFEDDQPDCALLALYSPDDPTQVVALYLHEKWWCVEDVLRTSSKSRSGLITVQSMMERVIVFLLSQVVERSSQEKALFSLHPRTESCKLLWRDSQAVGFYTVKHKVCRSFLQQHEEHLEQLYEVETPGDWTQRRNIWLSIQLGRYSLDNNEENSPTSGETQRIQERDSSQKSLLCFCSMQT from the exons ATGTACCCTGTAGACCTTCCAGATGTGGATGACGCTGGACTGACATCGGCATCTGAACAGTACCTCTCTTATTTGGAGTCAAGACCTTGGAATAATGAGTGGTTTCAATTATCACAGACTTCGAAG GTAGCGATCACAGCTGACAATGCAAGGCGGGTGCAGCTGTTTGAAGATGACCAACCCGACTGTGCACTGCTGGCGCTTTACTCTCCAGATGATCCAACACAAG TGGTGGCTTTATACCTGCATGAGAAGTGGTGGTGTGTGGAGGACGTCTTACGAACGTCCAGCAAGTCCAGAAGTGGCTTGATTACG GTGCAGTCGATGATGGAGAGGGTGATTGTGTTCCTGCTCAGTCAGGTGGTGGAGAGGTCCTCGCAGGAGAAGGCGTTGTTCTCCCTGCACCCCCGCACAGAGAGCTGCAAACTGCTGTGGAGAGACAGCCAGGCGGTCGGCTTCTACACCGTCAAACACAAAG tgtgcaGGAGCTTTCTGCAGCAGCACGAGGAACATCTGGAGCAGCTGTATGAGGTGGAGACTCCAGGGGACTGGACTCAGCGACGAAACATCTGGCTCAGCATCCAGCTAGGCCGCTACTCCCTCG ATAATAATGAGGAGAATAGTCCAACATCAGGCGAAACGCAGAGGATACAAGAAAGGGACTCCTCTCAGAAG AGTCTCCTCTGTTTTTGTTCGATGCAGACCTAG